A part of Planococcus sp. MB-3u-03 genomic DNA contains:
- a CDS encoding NADH-dependent flavin oxidoreductase, producing MNPQYKPLFEEITLPNGVVLSDRLGVAPMTTYSGNPDGTVSDAELAYYQRRAGLGSLFVSACIAVSENGIAFPNQFVAFKDDVMPRLKQLATEMKSQGSKAILQMQHGGRQGQPDLIEAGETVAPSAIAESADKPKPRALTGEEITAIIRDFGETTRRAIEAGFDGVEIHGANTYLIQQFVSATYNQREDEWGGSLENRLKFGLAVLDEVKQVAAKHADDSFIIGYRLSPEENNADSVGYTIKETQQLVERLIEGGIHYIHVSLMEFKKAPRGMEEGDSIVQILSKQINGRVPFVVVGGVTRPGHAVAALEEGADIVVMGRQALVDPEWTEKVKQGNEADINETIPQELVGKLDIPETMWNAITSYGMVKVDAKV from the coding sequence ATGAATCCCCAATACAAACCATTATTCGAAGAAATCACTTTGCCGAACGGCGTCGTCCTGTCTGACCGTTTAGGCGTCGCACCGATGACTACATATTCAGGAAATCCGGACGGTACTGTCTCAGATGCAGAACTTGCCTATTACCAGCGCCGCGCAGGCCTCGGCAGCCTGTTCGTGTCCGCATGCATCGCGGTTTCGGAAAATGGCATCGCCTTCCCGAACCAGTTTGTCGCGTTCAAAGACGACGTCATGCCGCGCTTAAAGCAACTCGCAACTGAAATGAAGTCACAAGGCAGCAAAGCTATCCTGCAAATGCAGCACGGCGGCCGCCAAGGCCAACCGGATTTGATCGAAGCGGGTGAAACGGTCGCACCGAGCGCTATCGCAGAATCGGCCGACAAGCCGAAGCCGCGCGCTTTGACGGGAGAAGAGATCACCGCCATTATCCGCGATTTCGGCGAAACCACGCGCCGCGCAATCGAAGCCGGATTTGACGGCGTGGAAATCCATGGCGCCAATACGTATTTGATCCAGCAATTCGTCTCAGCTACTTACAACCAGCGTGAAGACGAGTGGGGCGGCAGCTTGGAGAACCGTTTGAAATTCGGTTTGGCGGTCTTGGATGAAGTGAAACAAGTGGCTGCAAAACATGCGGACGATAGCTTCATCATCGGCTACCGTTTGTCACCGGAAGAAAACAATGCAGATTCCGTTGGCTATACGATCAAAGAAACGCAACAATTGGTTGAGCGCTTGATCGAAGGCGGCATCCATTATATCCACGTATCGCTTATGGAATTCAAAAAAGCGCCGCGTGGCATGGAAGAGGGGGACAGCATCGTCCAAATCCTGTCGAAACAGATCAATGGCCGTGTGCCGTTTGTCGTAGTCGGCGGCGTCACGCGTCCCGGCCACGCGGTAGCTGCGCTTGAAGAAGGAGCGGATATCGTCGTCATGGGCCGCCAAGCATTGGTCGACCCGGAATGGACCGAGAAAGTGAAGCAAGGAAACGAAGCGGACATCAACGAAACGATCCCGCAAGAACTGGTCGGCAAACTCGACATCCCGGAAACGATGTGGAACGCCATCACCTCTTACGGCATGGTCAAAGTGGACGCGAAAGTATAA
- a CDS encoding DUF1643 domain-containing protein, with the protein MSLIPAEDLKHIFSVEAKFYHTEIEEETFLMRREARIRRNGAFTTRTDAVIVMINPSNCAQAGKTVNSPREAEWIPTKPNPTQYQLMNLMERQAWDLITLINLSDICEGNIMNFKSIENKFNEAGIPHSLFQEQNTQQREELLGTSVHLIFAWGSSTVAKRLAAQFGLFQNGCAEKPYDYAKAWVAGENGFPRHPKPATMADRVVWLERMESLL; encoded by the coding sequence GTGTCACTGATTCCAGCTGAAGACTTGAAGCATATCTTCTCGGTCGAGGCGAAGTTTTACCATACTGAAATAGAGGAAGAGACATTTCTGATGCGCCGCGAAGCGCGCATCAGGCGAAACGGTGCCTTTACCACTCGAACGGATGCAGTGATCGTCATGATCAATCCGTCCAATTGTGCACAAGCCGGGAAAACCGTAAATAGCCCGCGGGAGGCAGAGTGGATCCCCACCAAACCGAATCCGACACAATACCAGCTGATGAATTTGATGGAGCGCCAAGCATGGGATTTGATCACGCTCATCAATTTATCGGATATTTGTGAAGGAAATATCATGAACTTCAAAAGCATTGAAAACAAGTTCAATGAAGCAGGGATCCCTCATTCCTTGTTCCAGGAACAAAACACCCAACAACGCGAAGAATTGCTGGGAACTTCAGTACATCTCATTTTTGCATGGGGTTCGTCGACTGTCGCCAAGAGGCTCGCTGCCCAGTTCGGCTTGTTCCAAAATGGCTGTGCAGAAAAGCCGTATGATTATGCGAAAGCATGGGTGGCAGGTGAAAATGGATTTCCGCGCCATCCGAAACCCGCGACGATGGCGGACCGGGTTGTATGGCTAGAGAGGATGGAATCCTTACTTTAG
- a CDS encoding GIY-YIG nuclease family protein, with protein sequence MESPDISGEAPGYVYFVQEHLNGSFKIGKTKHVERYMNLFVVKLPFENKLIHLIKSGNHHQTKAAFHQHFKDKRLEGEWFALNQDDVAWLKAGG encoded by the coding sequence ATGGAATCCCCTGACATTTCCGGAGAAGCGCCAGGCTATGTCTATTTCGTGCAAGAGCACTTGAATGGTTCTTTCAAAATCGGCAAAACCAAGCATGTGGAACGGTATATGAACCTCTTTGTCGTGAAGCTTCCTTTCGAAAACAAATTGATCCATTTGATTAAATCCGGCAACCACCATCAGACAAAAGCTGCCTTTCATCAGCATTTCAAAGACAAACGGCTCGAAGGTGAATGGTTTGCTTTGAATCAGGACGATGTGGCCTGGCTAAAAGCTGGCGGATAA
- a CDS encoding helix-turn-helix domain-containing protein, with protein sequence MAKLAENLKALRVQNKLSMQVVADHLIITRATYSNFETGKGEPNLKLLVKMADLYNVSLDELSGRQFTPNGVVIDQVRMKTEMNREINAMVKQIANEFIQSKEADIVKRIQKKFSLA encoded by the coding sequence ATGGCAAAGTTAGCAGAAAACCTAAAGGCGCTCAGAGTACAGAACAAATTGTCGATGCAAGTGGTTGCGGATCATCTAATAATAACACGTGCAACTTATAGTAATTTCGAAACCGGGAAAGGTGAGCCGAATCTCAAATTGCTGGTGAAAATGGCAGACCTCTATAATGTCTCGCTCGATGAACTTTCAGGCCGGCAGTTTACTCCGAATGGTGTAGTCATTGATCAAGTAAGGATGAAAACGGAAATGAATAGGGAGATCAATGCGATGGTAAAGCAAATCGCTAATGAATTCATCCAAAGCAAGGAAGCGGATATTGTAAAGCGGATCCAAAAGAAGTTCAGCTTGGCGTAG
- a CDS encoding DinB family protein, producing MDYRIKEQAGFSPKIGELVSMLDYTRAVTLADVEGLSIEALDYLADGQSNSIGALLMHMAAIEFVHQVITFENRDLTQQELEQWLVPLELGDKARSAIRNHPLDYYLDELKKVRDHTLSLLESVNDSWLYEEGQCDHGVVYNKYFLWFHVVEDETSHRGQIRMTKRICQNNKH from the coding sequence ATGGATTACCGGATCAAGGAACAAGCAGGATTCTCGCCGAAGATCGGCGAACTCGTGTCGATGCTCGACTATACGCGCGCGGTTACATTGGCGGATGTAGAAGGTTTGTCTATCGAAGCGCTCGATTATTTGGCTGATGGGCAATCGAATTCGATCGGGGCGCTCTTGATGCACATGGCGGCAATTGAATTTGTGCACCAGGTCATCACGTTCGAAAACCGTGACTTGACACAACAGGAGCTGGAGCAATGGCTCGTGCCGCTTGAACTTGGGGACAAAGCGAGAAGCGCGATCCGCAACCATCCGCTTGATTATTACCTAGATGAATTAAAGAAGGTCAGGGATCATACGCTGTCGCTATTGGAAAGTGTCAATGATAGCTGGTTGTACGAAGAAGGGCAGTGTGATCACGGAGTTGTCTACAATAAGTACTTTCTCTGGTTCCATGTCGTGGAAGACGAAACGAGCCACCGGGGGCAGATCCGCATGACCAAACGTATTTGCCAAAATAATAAACATTAA